CCAGCATCAGACCCATGTAGACGAACATGGGCAGGGACACCAGAACCCAGTTGGACATGATGGCGTCGAACCGATCGATGATGCCGGAAAATTTCGCCCAGCTGGTCAGCAAGAAGGTGTCCAGCCCGAACTGCGTGGTCAAGGTAATTGCCACCGCCGTGAACAGCACCGACACGCCGGCCAGCAGCCAGGCTACCGGATAGCCGAGAAACAAGGCGACGATGAAACAGCCCATCAGAATGAGCGAGAGAACTTCGTAAAACGGCATGATGTGCAGCCTCAGCTCAGGGTTGTCGCGCCAGACGCCCGGGTACGCAGGGCAACCCAGACACGGGTCAGGCGGCCCAGTCCCGCCAGGGCCAGCAAGGCGAATGAACTCACGAGAAAGGATTTGAGCGCCCAGCGATAGGGCAAGCCGCCGGGAGCGGCGGACACCTCATTGAGCTGCCAGGAGGTGACTACGAACGGCACGCTGTACCAGATCGCGAGCGCCGTGAAGCTCAGCAGCAGAAACACGATGCCGAGCAATTCGATCCACAGCCGGGTCCGGTATGAAAACCGCTCGGCGAGCACATCGATGCGCACGTTGCGCTCGCGCACTTCAGTAAAGGAAAGACCCAGCATGAAGCCCACGGCATACAAGTGCCATTGAGTCTCTTCAAGCGTGATTGAACCCAGCCCGAAGACGTAGCGCAACAAGACCTGAAGCACGATGACGACCACCAGAATCGTCCAGAGGGCGGATGCAAATTCGCCAACCCAAGTTATCAACCGATCCACCGCACGTGAAAACCCGGTGACTGGCAGCGCGATGCCTGACGGACCCGCATCAGGTAGCCCAGGAAGAACTGTCGCCATGAAATACCCCGCAAGAAATTCCACCACCGGCGCCGCTTTGCGCCGGTGATGCAAGAGCATCAATTGAAGAAAGCGGCTGCGGCTGCGTGCCCGATCACTTCTTGTAATCGCGCGGCAGATAACCCAGGTGGTGCCACTGGGCGTTCTGCTTCTGGAAGGCGTTCATGCTCTCGAGCACCTTCTTGAACATGGCGTCTTTGGCGGCCTCTTCCTGCAGCACCTCCTCTGACGCCTTGGCGAAGGCGTCAAGCATGGTCTTGTTGAACTGCCGCGCCTTCACGCCCTCCTTCTCGAACTTTTCCAGCACCCCGCCCTGCAGGGCTTCCGCCTTCGCCAGAGCCATGGTCACGCCCGCCGTGCAGGTCGTCTCGATCTGCGCCTGCGTCTGCGGCTTGAGTTTGTTCCACGCGGCGATGTTCACGTACAGGAACTGATTGGTCGATGGCTGATGCCACCCCGGCATGTAGTAATTCTTCGCCACCCGCGCAAAGCCCAGTTGCTCATCTACCGTGGGCAGCGAAAACTCGGTACCGTCGAGTACGCCCTTTTCCAGCGCCTGGTAGAGCTCGCCACCCGGCAACATGGTGACCGATGCACCCAGCTTCTGGTAAATCTTGCCGCCCAGTCCCGCCGCACGGAACTTCAGACCCTTGAGGTCTTCGGGGGTGTTGATTTCCTTGCGAAACCAGCCTGCCGCCTCGGGACTGATCGAGCCGCACAAGATGGGGTAGACGTTGTGCGGCTTGTAGGCCTCCTTGAGCAGCGCATCGCCTCCGCCGTAGTACATCCAGGCGACGAATTGCGGTGTTTCCATGCCAAAGGGCACGGCGCCGAACAGCGCCGAGACAGGCACCTTGCCGATCTCGTATCCCATCCAGCTGTAGCCGGCCTCGACCTTGCCCGAGGACACGCTGTCGAAGATAGCCAACGCGGGCACCAGTTTGCCGGGCTCGAATACCTGCAGATTGACCGACCCGCCCGTCACCTTCTTCAACTGCTCGGAGACCCAGGGCATGGTGTCGCCCAGCGCGGTGAGATTGGCGCCGAAGGACATGGGAATGCCCCAGCGCACGGTTTCCTGAGCACTGGCTGCCAGTGCAGCGCCTGCCAGCATGGCCGCTACGACCGCGGTCTTCAATGGATGCTTCATGTGTAGGGTCTCCGAAGATGTTGAACCAATGTGAAGCGGCAGATCAGGACGATTTGCCGGACGAACCAATACCGCTTTTTGGTATTACCTTTGCGTGTTTCAGCGAAAGCAGCGGGATTTTTGCAAGGAACATCCGGTTATTTTTCGGGGTTTACCCGTATTTTATTGCAAAACCCGCCCATTTCTCTTGATTGGTCATACCACTTTACGGCTTGTTCTCATCCCATGAACAGGCATAGGCGCATCAAACGAAACGGGTCTTCACGCGTTGTCGGCGCAGGTCCGGTCGGCAAGCGGTGGACGCACCGTCTCACTCGGGCTCCAGGGCAACGCCGCGCCCTATCCCGAGGACAAGGGCGGGCGCCAGATCATTGGACTGGAGCGCATGCTGCGCATGCACCTCGCGCAACACTGGTTGAGCCTGGTCGATGGTGCTTTTGAGCTGGCTCTGCACGACAGCGCGAACCTGGGCCGCTTCATCGGCATCGATCGAGGCCGCGAACATGGCTGCAGTCGGTACCTGCAAACCGTCGTGTACTGAATGCTTGGCAAACCCATGCTGCTTCGGGATGACGACGCACATCGGGGCAGACAGTCGAGACGGGCTGGCCTACGGCGCCGTGGTCAGCGCAGCCAGCGTGCACGACAAACATGTGCTGCCCGATCTGCTGCACTGCCATGAGCGGCGCGTGCAGACAGACGGTGCCCATGCCAGTCAGAACGCGCTGACCTCTGGCAAGGCGTCGGGAGCCGCAGTATCACCAAGGAGCGTGCGCACGACCGCAACGGCGAGGCCGACGAAACCACGTGCGCGAAAAACCACGACAAATCCAAGCCAGGCGCACACGCCAAGGCGGTACGTCGACGATGGCGCCAAGCAAGTCGTTGCATGGCATGACCCTCTCGCCCCGAAAAGGATGCTCGACACCCGCGCGGGCTTGGCGTCCGCTGCCTTCATCCGTAGCTACGAGACATCTGTCGCGGCACTCGGAGCACAGTGCTGGTGTTGTTTGGACGCGCCGCTTGCGCCCCACCCGGGTGACCAAGCCGCCATGCGCGATCCAAGGCTTCGCTTCTTGCCCTGGAGAACAAGTCAATCAGGTCGCGCGTTGATTGCTATCCATTTCGGGAAAAGCTGTAATCATTTGCGGTAATGAAGTCACATACGTGACAATTTCTTGGTGTATACGTGGACAACAGCCGGGCCCGATTATTGATATATTGCGCCGCAACATAGCCACGGTACTGCCATGCTCTACACGCTTTACGAAACCCAGCGCACCTTGATGGAGCCCATCTCCTACATGGCCAAGGGCCTGTCCAAGTTTTACAGCAACCCGCAGTGGCCCTTCAGTGAAACCCAGCTCGCGCACCGCGTTTCCGCCGGTTACGACCTGCTCTACCGCCTGGGCAAGGATTACGAGAAGCCGGGCTTCGATATCCGCAAGGTGCCGGTGGACGGCGTCGATGTGGCGATCGACGAGCGCATCGAGCTCGACAAACCGTTTTGCGAGCTGCGCCGCTTCAAGCGTTTTTCGGACGATCCGCCGACGCTGGAAAAGCTCAAGGCCCAGCCGGTGGTGCTGGTGGTCGCGCCGCTGTCGGGCCACCACGCGACGCTGCTGCGCGAGACGGTGCGCATGCTGCTCACCGGCCACAAGGTCTACATCACCGACTGGAAGAATGCGCGCGACGTGCCGCTCGATGACGGCATCTTCAGCCTGGACGACTACGTCAACTACGTACAGGAATTCATCCGCCACGTGCAGGGCATCTACGGCTACTGCCACGTGATCAGCGTCTGCCAGCCGACGGTGCCGGTGCTGGCCGCGATCTCGCTCATGGCCAGCCGCGGCGAGCAGACGCCGCAAAGCATGACCATGATGGGCGGCCCCATCGACGCGCGCCGCTCGCCCACCTCGGTGAACAACCTGGCCATCCAGCACAGTTTCGAGTGGTTCGAGAACAACGTGATCTACCGCGTGCCCAGCCGCTTTGCCGGCAGTGGTCGCGCGGTCTACCCCGGCTTCCTGCAGCATGCGGGCTTCATCGCGATGAATCCGGATCGCCACGCATCCAGCCACTACGACTACTTCCTGAACCTGATCAAGGACGACGACAACAACGCCGAAGCGCACCGCAAGTTCTACGACGAATACAACGCGGTGCTCGACATGGACGCAGCCTTCTACCTGGACACCATACGCACCGTGTTTCAGGACTACAGCCTGGTCAATGGCACCTGGGACGTGGTCTCGCCCGCCGGCAAGAGCGAGCGCGTGCGCCCGCAGGACATCGCGCACACCGCGCTGCTGACCGTGGAGGGCGAGCTCGACGACATCTCCGGCTGCGGCCAGACCCGCGCCGCCCACGATCTGTGTACGGCGATCGCCGCAGACCATCGCCAACACCTGGAAGTCAAGGGCGCGGGCCACTACGGCATCTTCAGCGGCCGGCGCTGGCGCGACATCGTCTATCCGGTGGTGCGCGACTTCATCATGAAGCACCAGCCCAGTGCGCCTGCCGCGGCGCTCGTGCCGGTCCCGGTGCGCAGGAGCGCTGCCACGCGCAAGCGCAAGGCAGCGTGAGCGGGCAGCCCCAAGACCCGCAGACAGCGCAGCTGGCCGAGCGCATCAACGCCGCACTGCCGCAGACGCAGTGCACGCGCTGCGGCTTTGCCGACTGCGCCGCCTACGCGCACGCCATCGCCAGTGGCGAAGCCGCCATCAACCAGTGCCCGCCCGGCGGCGCCGAAGGCGTGGCCCGCCTGGCGGCCATTACCGGCCAGAGCGCTCTGGCGCTCAACCCAGAGCACGGCCTGGAAAAGCCGCGCGCGCTCGCCGTCATCGACGAAGACTGGTGCATAGGCTGCACGCGCTGCATGAAGGTCTGCCCGACGGACGCCATCGTCGGCATCCACAAGCGCATGCACACCATCCTGGACGAGCATTGCACCGGCTGCGAACTCTGCGTGGACGCCTGCCCGGTGGACTGCATCAGCATGGAAGAAGTGACGGGCGAGGCCACTGGCTGGGACGCCTGGTCGCCCGAGCTGCAGGAGCAGGCGCGCAGCCGCTACAGCGCCCGCCAGGCGCGGCTGCGCGCCGCCAGCGAGCTGAGCTACGTCGCCCGCACACCGACGCGAACCACGCCGGCCGATGCTGAAACAAGGCAGGCCACCATCGAGGCCATCGTGGCACAGGCGCGCCACACCGACTGATTCCCCGGGGCCGAGGCCTCTAGGCGCTGGCCAGCGTCTTGTACACGCCGCAGCCGATGTAATAGCCCTCGCCCGCCAGGCGCACGTAGGACATCTTGGTCTGCACCTTGCCATTGGCGGGATTGACGTAGTCGTACTCCACCCAGCCCGGGCCGCGCCGCGCCTGCTCGACGATGGCGCGCATCAGACCGTCGCCGTCCACTCCCGGAACGTCCCGCACGCGGGTATTGACCCGGGCCGGATTGCCGCCGAAGGCCAGGTAGGTGCCGTTCGCGTCCAGCGCGAAAACGTACATGTCGCGGTCGTGAAAGGGCTGGCTCTTGTCGGTCAGCGTCTGCAGGAAGGCTTCATCGGAGCAGGTCCCGTACAGCGCATGCGCACGCTCCACCAGCGCCACCGCCTCCTCCGCCGTGCCCTGTTGCAGCCGGAACTTGCGCACCGCCTGGGTGAGCGTAGATGCCCGCGCCTGCAAGGCCTGCGCCTGCTGCACCGCGTCGCCCACCATGTCGGCATTGCTCTGGGTGATGCTCTCGAGCTGCTGCACCGCGTCGCCGATCTCGTTCAGGCCCAGGTGCTGCTCATGCACCGAGTTGGATATGCCCCCGAGCCGGTCGGCCACCGAGCGTATGCCCGTGGCCATGGCTTGAATGCCGTCGCCTGCGGTGCGAATCTGGTCGGCGCTGGCCTGCACCTGCGTCACCGAAGTGCCGATCAGCCCGCGAATCTCGCGCGCCGCCTCGGCAGAGCGCCCGGCGAGCGAACGCACCTCACCGGCCACCACGGCAAAACCGCGCCCCTGCTCGCCGGCACGCGCCGCCTCGACCGCAGCGTTCAGCGCCAGGATGTTGGTCTGAAACGCAATCCCGTCGATCACGCCGATGATTTCGTTCATGCGCTTGGCGCCGTTCTGGATGGTGTGCACCGACTCGACCGCGCGCTCCATGGCCTGCACGCCCTTGTCCGCCGCATGGCGCACGCGGCCCGCCTGCTCGTCCGCCTCGCGCGCCGCTTGCGCGTCGTTTTCCAGCGCCGTCGTCAACTCATGCACGCTGGCCGTGGTGCGCTCCAGATGGTCGCCCTGCTGCTCGGTGCGCTGGGCAAGTTGCTCGTTGTCCGCCAGCAAGCGCTGGCCAGCATGGGCCACCAGGGCGGCGTTGCTGCGTATGTCTGCCACCATGGCCGACAGCGTCAACACCATCTGGTTGAGGCGCCCGCCAAGCTGCGCGAGCTGCCCGCGCCCGCCGACCGCGGCGCGCACCGACAGGTCGCCCTGGGCGACGCTTTCCATCACGCGATCGAGCTGGGCCAGGTCGCCCGCCACGCCCCGCCACACGCAAACCAGCAGATACAGCCACAGCGCCCCGGCCAGGCACCAGGCCCAGAGCATGGCCGGCGCCAGCACCGCGAGGGCCAGCGTCAGCAGCGCCAGCAAGCCCAACAGCGCAAACCGCCCGCCCAAGGCAAATCGATGCACAAGCCAGGTGCCGGGGCGCAGAAATACGGTGCCATTCATGCCACTTGCCTCGTGTGACGAATCGTGTCTGAACAGTGTACAGACTCCCGCCGATCAACTCCAGCGGGCAGCGGTGAGACAGTGCCCGCAGGTGCACGCATGTCCGATAATGAACACTTGACAGCACCGGGAGGGCGGCACATGGGCACGATGGAACGCATACTGCGACTGATGGGGGAAAAGCAGGCCTCCGACGTCTATCTGTCGGCCGGCGCGCCGGCGCTGATCCGCATCAACGGCGACTGCGTGCCGATCAACAACCAGTCGCTCGCGCCCGACGCGCCCAAGAGCCTGCTGGCCGAGATCATCCCGCCCGAGCGCATCGAGGAGCTGGAAGAAACCGGCGAACTCAACATGGGCGTGCCGCTGACCGGCGTGGGACGCTTTCGCATCAGCGCCATGCGCCAGCGCGGCAGCTACGCCGTGGTGATCCGCTTCATCACCTACCAGATCCCCGAGCTCGCCAATCTGGGCCTGCCGCCGGTGCTCAGCGACCTGATCATGGAAAAGCGCGGTCTGATCCTCGTCGTTGGCGCCACCGGCTCGGGCAAGAGCACCACGCTCGCGGCGATGATCGACAAGCGCAACGGCGAATCGACCGGCCACATCCTGACCGTGGAAGAGCCGATCGAATACCAGTTCAAGAACCGCAAGTCCATCGTCAACCAGCGCGAAGTGGGCAGCGACACGCGCAGCCTGCAGACCGCGCTCAAGAACGCGCTGCGCCAGGCGCCGGACGTGATCCTGATCGGCGAGATCCGCGACCGCGAAACCATGTCGGCGGCCATCGCCTACGCCCAGTCCGGCCACCTGTGCCTGGCCACGCTGCACGGCAACAACAGCTACCACGCGCTCAACCGCATCTTGTCCTTTTATCCGGTCGAGGTGCGCCCCACCATGCTGACCGACCTCGCTTCGGCGCTCAAGTCCATCATCTCGCAGCGTCTGGTGCGCACCACGACGG
The DNA window shown above is from Comamonas sp. NLF-1-9 and carries:
- a CDS encoding PilT/PilU family type 4a pilus ATPase gives rise to the protein MGTMERILRLMGEKQASDVYLSAGAPALIRINGDCVPINNQSLAPDAPKSLLAEIIPPERIEELEETGELNMGVPLTGVGRFRISAMRQRGSYAVVIRFITYQIPELANLGLPPVLSDLIMEKRGLILVVGATGSGKSTTLAAMIDKRNGESTGHILTVEEPIEYQFKNRKSIVNQREVGSDTRSLQTALKNALRQAPDVILIGEIRDRETMSAAIAYAQSGHLCLATLHGNNSYHALNRILSFYPVEVRPTMLTDLASALKSIISQRLVRTTTGGRVPAAEVMLNTKLVSDLIEQGDFSGVRDAMEKSMAEGSQTFEESLAKLILEDKITRKEGLANSDSPTNLLWRLQNDFNVAAKAAAQAQKQGQAPVEESGPSFTEIVLDVKPG
- a CDS encoding TRAP transporter substrate-binding protein; translation: MKHPLKTAVVAAMLAGAALAASAQETVRWGIPMSFGANLTALGDTMPWVSEQLKKVTGGSVNLQVFEPGKLVPALAIFDSVSSGKVEAGYSWMGYEIGKVPVSALFGAVPFGMETPQFVAWMYYGGGDALLKEAYKPHNVYPILCGSISPEAAGWFRKEINTPEDLKGLKFRAAGLGGKIYQKLGASVTMLPGGELYQALEKGVLDGTEFSLPTVDEQLGFARVAKNYYMPGWHQPSTNQFLYVNIAAWNKLKPQTQAQIETTCTAGVTMALAKAEALQGGVLEKFEKEGVKARQFNKTMLDAFAKASEEVLQEEAAKDAMFKKVLESMNAFQKQNAQWHHLGYLPRDYKK
- a CDS encoding TRAP transporter small permease subunit; amino-acid sequence: MLLHHRRKAAPVVEFLAGYFMATVLPGLPDAGPSGIALPVTGFSRAVDRLITWVGEFASALWTILVVVIVLQVLLRYVFGLGSITLEETQWHLYAVGFMLGLSFTEVRERNVRIDVLAERFSYRTRLWIELLGIVFLLLSFTALAIWYSVPFVVTSWQLNEVSAAPGGLPYRWALKSFLVSSFALLALAGLGRLTRVWVALRTRASGATTLS
- a CDS encoding methyl-accepting chemotaxis protein, translated to MNGTVFLRPGTWLVHRFALGGRFALLGLLALLTLALAVLAPAMLWAWCLAGALWLYLLVCVWRGVAGDLAQLDRVMESVAQGDLSVRAAVGGRGQLAQLGGRLNQMVLTLSAMVADIRSNAALVAHAGQRLLADNEQLAQRTEQQGDHLERTTASVHELTTALENDAQAAREADEQAGRVRHAADKGVQAMERAVESVHTIQNGAKRMNEIIGVIDGIAFQTNILALNAAVEAARAGEQGRGFAVVAGEVRSLAGRSAEAAREIRGLIGTSVTQVQASADQIRTAGDGIQAMATGIRSVADRLGGISNSVHEQHLGLNEIGDAVQQLESITQSNADMVGDAVQQAQALQARASTLTQAVRKFRLQQGTAEEAVALVERAHALYGTCSDEAFLQTLTDKSQPFHDRDMYVFALDANGTYLAFGGNPARVNTRVRDVPGVDGDGLMRAIVEQARRGPGWVEYDYVNPANGKVQTKMSYVRLAGEGYYIGCGVYKTLASA
- a CDS encoding polyhydroxyalkanoate depolymerase, encoding MLYTLYETQRTLMEPISYMAKGLSKFYSNPQWPFSETQLAHRVSAGYDLLYRLGKDYEKPGFDIRKVPVDGVDVAIDERIELDKPFCELRRFKRFSDDPPTLEKLKAQPVVLVVAPLSGHHATLLRETVRMLLTGHKVYITDWKNARDVPLDDGIFSLDDYVNYVQEFIRHVQGIYGYCHVISVCQPTVPVLAAISLMASRGEQTPQSMTMMGGPIDARRSPTSVNNLAIQHSFEWFENNVIYRVPSRFAGSGRAVYPGFLQHAGFIAMNPDRHASSHYDYFLNLIKDDDNNAEAHRKFYDEYNAVLDMDAAFYLDTIRTVFQDYSLVNGTWDVVSPAGKSERVRPQDIAHTALLTVEGELDDISGCGQTRAAHDLCTAIAADHRQHLEVKGAGHYGIFSGRRWRDIVYPVVRDFIMKHQPSAPAAALVPVPVRRSAATRKRKAA
- a CDS encoding RnfABCDGE type electron transport complex subunit B, translating into MSGQPQDPQTAQLAERINAALPQTQCTRCGFADCAAYAHAIASGEAAINQCPPGGAEGVARLAAITGQSALALNPEHGLEKPRALAVIDEDWCIGCTRCMKVCPTDAIVGIHKRMHTILDEHCTGCELCVDACPVDCISMEEVTGEATGWDAWSPELQEQARSRYSARQARLRAASELSYVARTPTRTTPADAETRQATIEAIVAQARHTD